The sequence CCTCATCATACACATGAGCATCAGAATGTGAATCTGCTTTATGGGCCGAGTACGTTACAAGACAAAGAATTTGGccccggtagttggagccactccaGTGTGACAACAAAACAGCCACTGTGACTAAAGACACAATttaggatggaaaaaaaagaaacaagtcaTTGTTCGGTCAAAGTGTACCGCAACTGGAATGATGGcagttgtgcaaatgatgcagagtcctctGGCATCGTGGTTAGTGGAGCTGGGTCAAGCCAAATGGTGCCCAGGGCTCAAAGACACGCATGGCCACTTGGAATGCAAACGGGACACCAGATAAGACAGCGAGCGTACAAATGATGTCGAAGAAGCGTCCCGACGGAGATGCGCAAAATTGCCAACGTGTCACCATCAAATTGGAAGTGAGTTGTTCGGGacggaagaagctgttggaatgtctgcatTTCACATTGAGTTGGAAATAGCAAATCATTACTGATGGTCAATGGAAGCAGGAGGggtttggtgggggggggaaaaaaaaaaaaaaaaaaaaaaggttaggaAAAGTTTTGCGAATGGAGAAAGACACTATTCATCCACAAGGGCAATTCATTCAATTCGACAAATTCGCTATGTTTGCGCCACCTTGCATTGAACTGCATCAATTCTATACCCAAAAGATCGAAAAGCAAGTTAGCGAGAGAACTCGAGATTTTAAAGCCGAAGTGCGCACATAGCTACTGGAAAGGCAGCCATTTGCCTGGGACCCAAAAGTCAATTTGAACGCATCCACTGAGCAAGAAACATGGAGTAGACCCGCCAGATTTGCTCTCGTGGGCCGCATAAAATGATGCGGCGGGTCCACGTTTCTGCGTTTTCAGGTCAAACCAATGATGTAGAATAAAAAGTGGACTGCGCATTCTGCATCCGTCATcggttccgccatggtcaacaggctctgacttccggtcagggcaaaaaatgtggttaaatatacacacattgttatggaaaacaatgCAATACATTTATGagaattaattatgaaggtaaAGGTGAAACACACTTACCAGTGAAAAGTTACTActttgcgaccgcctgcacggttttgacagccaacagcgcaacaaaaaaGCTGAACCTAACATATTCCGATCAAATTGGATgctattatgtttcacaatgtacaattgtgaGGACgtcaaaggatgtcaactttcacgtgaaatagacccaaagcaatgttttgccctgaccgggagTTGACCACGCGAAAGGGGCCTGTGCGCAGTCCACTTTTTATTCGACGTCCTTGGGTCAAACGATGACAACGCCCACGTTTCCAGTCGCTGCGCCTGTTTTGCATTAGCGCTTCAAGTAGCACAAGGTGCGCACGGTCATCCGCTCGATTAGCACAAGGGGAAGCGAGACAAAAACTAATGCAAACGCTTCCTTAGCACAACACCGAAGTCAAGCCAAGTATCGCTGGAGTCGATCGCTCGCACCTCTCAAAAGAGATTCAGGAGAGCGTCCACGTAACAGAACAAAGGAGTTTGAAAGGCGAAGCCGTGTCCCAAccggacggggggggggggggtgacaataaaatgaaattgtcaCAACAGGAGATTTGCTCACGACTGAATATCGAGTGAGGAAAAGTCTGGAAAGATGGAAACTTGGTGTACCGGTGGCCAAAACATGCGAATATCATTCTATCAGCAGACAGCCAGCGAAGGCTGACTCACTGGCACTGACGCTCCTTCGAAGAATCTTAACTCTTCCCGTAAAGTCACCCCCCGCCACGCACGCTGACCCACTTCTACCGGCAGGTCGGATCCTGCCACGGCGAAACAACTGAAGACATGAacgaaaagtgtttttttatcTTTCTGTACAGCGACTACGGCAGCGAGCTGCTGCGGCGTTTAAGCGGTGCTCTCAGACTGGGCTCAAGCAattgttgggggggtggggggggtggggttttCTAATCAGCAAAGAGACTTTGTAATTAACAACGATAAATGACAGAGGGAGGATGATAAAGCACATAGTCAGCGCTCACATGCTGACTTTTGTGGACTATTCCCTCATCTGTTGTCCAGATGACATTTCTTGTTTGCGTTGTGCATGCAGGTGCGCAGTCAGGGAGTGACGGAGGAGCTCAAATGTCTGAGCTTGCTCAACGCTCTGGACCAGGACATCCCGGAGCAGCTGGCCCAGCTGCTGGGAGAGCCTTGCATCAAGCTGGCCGAGGGAATCAAGGCCTACATCTCCAAGGTAAGGTCCCAAAACGACTCGGATCTCCACACGAAATCCGAGTCCGGGTGGTGGAATCTGCCATCGTCGGCGGGGTTATCATTtacgtgggggtggggggggtggggggggtgtgtcATCATGGTGTGACCGTGGGGGCCGGTCAGGGGGGAAAACACACCATGTGTCCTTGGGCCTGGGCAGGCTCGCCCTCGACAAACCAACAGGAGACGCTTCTTCTGcaagcatgttttggttctgatGGATGAGGACTGTTGTTCCTCCATCAGGCTGCTGCAACGATGACACAAACACCTCCGACCTTCATTTTTGCTTAGATACAGCTTGTGGTGCGTGTGTTGTTGTCGTCATCCAGCACTTCAAATCAAGTATGAAGGAGTACTGCATCATCATGCCAAACGCAGGCCAATGGCAGGCCGGCACTGACTTTGACCTGCTGCTATTTTTAGAGCTGACGAGTAAGCACGATGGCACCGGCGGCACGAGATGATAAGCTTTGGCTTTCATTTCAGCTTGTTTGCTTGGAAGGGCCCAAGCGGCACTCGCTGGTGAAAAGATAGCAAGAGGAACATTGCGAGATGCAAAGGGACTGGCTTAAGGAGCTCAAAGATGCCAGTTTCTGGCGTACGGGGAACTCCCTCTGTGGAAGTCCAACATTTGTCAGAAAACGAGACACAATCTGCTCTCAATTAAATCACGCCGGTGAGTCAAGGGCTCCACACTGCTGTGGAAAACAAGTCCTGGCATTAATACAGAGGACACCGGACACAAAACTTGCACCGTTGGTGATCTTTGAAAGGACACCTAATTCTACCCGCCCTGGTGCAAATGGACCACAGCAACAAACAAAGGAAGCCACTTTAGCAGGTCGGGAAGATACAATATTAGTGACGGTCGTCTTTGTGTACATTTTCACCTTTCACTAAATTTTTCCAACTTCAATACACACACTTGCCCGTCACCCTGATGTGATCTActtccaccatccatccatccatccatctcattatctgaggtcaggtcgtGTGGGGGAATacctttagcagggatacccagatgtCCTTCTTCCCAGCCGCTTGATCCAACTtctccggagggatcctgaggcatgcccaggccagccaagagacggtCCCTCCAGCGCGTCCTTGGACACTGGGAAGTACCCATAATACCTTAACAgagaggcatccggatcagacgccccagccacctcatctggcccctCTCGATGcgaaggagcagcggctcgacacagAGTTcagtatcagaatcagctttaatagtGTCCGAGTGtgtcaaaacacacaaggactttttttttcctccggcagtcggtgcttcCCTGGTaccgacattcagaacaaagaacaaagaacaagaggcaTTTGTGTTTATAGGatctattccttataagacgtgcaagatatCAAATCTATATTGATAAGTGTGTTAAgagtgtcaattgtgcaaaggaagcaGTATATAGTGACGCATCGTGCGGTCCACAAAGTAGAattaaatagcctaatccggaGAGCCCACGTCACCCTTTTTTTGATTGAGGGCCATGGGCTCAGATGTGGGGGTACTCTGgtgtgaaccactccagtgagagcaggagatcatggcttgatgaagtcaaccgaagcacatcatctgcaaaaaccaGAGACGCAATGCTAAAACCAACCCTCTACgtctcggctgcgcctagaaattctgtccatagaagttgtgaacaaaatcggtgacaaaggacagCCTTTGCgcagtccaaccctcactggaaaaGAGTGCGACTTACTGTCGACAACATCGAGCAAACTCTGACATTGGTCGTACGGGGACCGAAGGGCCCCTTTCCAGGGGTTCGGTACCCCGCGTTCGAGAAGCACTCCACGAGGAACACAGAGGACTCTGCAGAGGATGACGACAGTGTTTGCGTCTTCACCTTGGGACTATTGAACTCTGCGGATACGCCGGTCACACTCAAGTGCTCGTGTTGGGCTAGAGAGAGGACGGAAGTCTTTCCACTCCCCAGATAGTGCGGGGTGGGGGCTGAAGATGAGGCGCCCTGGCTGTCTCGGCCATCGGGGTTCCTTCTTCTTTCACACCGGACGCATTCCAGGAAGGTTTTATGCACTTCCTTCTCCATGACTGTCAATATGTCCAAACAAGAAGGAAACGAGTGTATAAAATGACATCATCCGTGTTTCTATTTGTGCGCTAACCCTGCACACTACACTCGGAGCTCCAAAACGCTTTCCTTTCTGAGAAAAGGCGCCTTGTGCATTCCTGCAAGCGTCATGTGGCAAATTAATCATCAAGCGAGCCAGCCAGCCCAGGCCTGTGGAGGGCACGCAGCGTATTCAAGTATTGGGTTGCACCGCCCACTAATCTGCAGGAGAAATGTTCCTTCATGTGCCTGCTTGTCCCTCCTCCCGGCATACCAGCCTTTTCCCAACAATGCCTCAACTTCTGGAATCGTCCTTCTCATCTCACAATCTACTCCGGTTTTCTGAGCGAGCTCACGAGAGTGTCTCCTTCCCGTTTCGTCTTCTCTCGTCTCCTTCACCTGCCTACGAGACACGAGAGGCACTAAATTCGTCAGGCCGTACACCGACGACGGGTAGCAGCTCCTTTTCACAGCTTGTCTTGACGAGCTTGCGTCGACATCCAGGAGTACGCGTGCCTTCCAAGCAAAGCGGCCAAAAGCTGTACGCTTAATGAGTGGCACCCCGATGCAGTGTCGCGTCGGAAAGCGTTATTCGAAAACGACGGGGTAGAAGACGGTGTGATTGACACGCCGGAGGTCAGTTTCCATCTTTTGGGCAACGCTGACAGATTCTCCCACTTTGGAACCGCTGCTAATTCTCAATGTGGTCTGCAAAGGCTTCGCTCCGGAATCTGACCATGGCCCGGCGGCCCGCAAGAGTACGAAAAGTTAATTTGGGAGCTCAAAACCAAATGTGCTGCCAATTtcctccttttttcccctcacgggTGAGGAGGCAATTTTCTGCTCTCAGCACCTGAGGAACGCAAAGCCCAGACCGACACGCTCGGCCGAGCGAGACCGTGGACTGAACAAACATATGAAGAGGGAGAGACGTCTGCCATTTGAGGGCAACTGCAAGAGTGTGCACAAGCTGGGACTCTGGCGTGCAAGGCGACTCTATGAAAGGGACAAAGATTCATTCCTTCACtctcactttctgcttcttcttgttctttgaAATGAATGTCCACGTTACCGAGTCCCTCTATGGATGTCGAAGGAGCCAAAACACGGGACCTTTAGAGCATCTCGGGTGGAAGCTTGCTGCCTCTCCAACTGAAGCCCTCGTTAGACACCCTCATGGCCGAGAGGTCGCTTGAGTCACTCACGGAGCGCAGGCTCGCACGGCCACAAGCTTTTTAGGGCTTTTGAGTGGAATGAATGCCAAGAGGCAATAAGTGGGGGGGACCTCCAGACACAAACGAGAAGGAAAAACACGAGCCGGGTGTGgcgaaaataaaaacagatgtgAAAGAAGGTGAACGCTGTTACTCCATTCAGACAAAAGAATGACCATTGACTCGTTCATCTGCACAATGTCGGGGGAAAGTGAATGAAGCAACTCACCCTCACTATCTTACCTCGATCACGTGTGTAGTGAAAGTTCTTTCCACTTTCTTCTTCCCGCAGGTGACTGAGAACATCATCTCCAAGCAAACCTTTATGGGTGAGTCACGCAGCACGCACGCACACTTTGATGCGGGTGCGAGTTGTGCCCCGAGCGTATCTTCTTGTCACCGCAGTGGCCAGGACCATGCCTCGCTCTTTCAACAACTCCGGGTCCAAGTTCCTGAGCTCAGTCGTGCAAAGGCCTTCGGCCCACTTGACTCTGCGAGACACCGCTTCGCAAGGTAAGCGTTTGTGGACACGCAGGAAGGAGTGAGAGGCTCCAAGAGTCCTTCCTTGGAATTGGCGCCTTCAGGCAAGACCGGAGCCGATTTGACTTTCTTCCACACAGGGTACCCTCAGCTGGGACTGCACCAGTCCTGCCGCCACGTGGTGCGCTCGTGGGCCAACCGCAGTTTGGGTGCCCACCTGCACAACATGACCTTGAGCAACGGAAGGCTGCGAGTTCCCCAGGACGGCCGCTACTACCTGTACTCGCAGGtgagtttggtttttttttttttcttttcggttTTGCTTCCTCTGCGTCCGCTTCCACGACGTTTCCAAAGTGTGTCCCGCGCGTTTCAGGTCTACTTCCGCTACCCGTCGCCTGCCAGCGGAGACACGGATCAGCGCAGTGTCAGCCACCAGTTGGTGCAGTGCGTCTACAAGAAGACCTCCTACCCGAGCCCGATACAGGTATGCCGGTCAGCTGCTCCCGCTCGCAGCGTGGGAACTCGCTGACGCCATTCCTTTTCCTCCCGGCAGCTTCTCAAGGGGGTCGGCACCAAGTGCTGGGCGCCCGAGGCAGAGTACGCTCTCCACTCAGTGTACCAAGGGGGACTCTTTGAGCTAAGGGCCGGCGACGAACTCTTTGTCTCAGTCTCGTCGCCCACTATGCTCAACGCCGACGATTCCTCCAGCTATTTTGGAGCCTTCAGACTGGACCTCTGAGCGGTGGAGTCTGCAGAACCCGCTAGACGGAAAAGGACAGAGGCTGGGCCGAAGGTTGACTTTCCCGGTTTGCTCGGAAGGATATGCGGAACCGCTCGACAAGCGAGGAAATCGCCGTGCATAAAAGGAGGGAGAAAGTCCCAACAACCTTTTTGAGCCAAAGCAAACCAGAAGACGTGAGGCTGCTGATGAACGTGTTTTGATCCTCTGGGAAGGATTGATTTTTTTGCGGAGCAATCACGAATCTGCTGCCGGTCTTGCCAGGGGATCCTTAGATATGAACTCCAGACCAAAGAATGTACAGACAATAAAACATTGAAGGAAAGTGGAGCAGAAATCCAAGCCGGGACAAATGTGTTCATACATATCAGTGAAGGGAGGTGATTTCAAAAGTCATCAATGtgttctttttactttttacaatTTAAGGCCACTTGTGCTGCTCACTGAGAACTTAAGGGAcagtgaggaggaagaggggggGTAGCGCAGACTGAGGCAGATGACGAAGGGAGGGGGGCTAGGTTGAGACTCACCAGCAGCCGGACCAGTTTAGCTTCATCTCTTTTTCCACATGTAAATAGCACAATGCCAATGATGAAAATCCGAAATCTGGTCTTTCCTGCCAAACCTGCAAATCTCAATGTGGAACATTTGCACAAAAGTTCTGCTCACGTTTACAGTTCATACACTAATCGAACTTTTGGACAATGTCCAgtactcaattaaaaaaaaaaaaggttttcaaagGAAATGATGTGAGAGCGTTTAAAGTGTGGATGAAAAGTTTCAGGGGTGAATAGTGTGAGTTCATGTGGGGGGCTCCACGATGTATGTCACATGAAACATTTGTGGATAAGGACTCTTTAGAAGTGCGGGTCTAAATGTGCATTAGTCATGCAAATActttgctgacagcagctcCAAGCAGAACCATCTGCTGCCCGTTTGGACGCAGCCAAACAGTTTGTTCAGCAAATTAAAGGACAAAagcggaagaagaagaagaagaagaagaaaatgacgACACAAACCACCACGCGACCCCAAGAACAGGCCGGACCAGGCAGCGATTTGAGAGGGGCTCACTTGCGTCGGAAGTCGAGGTCAACCTTCGGGATGGAAACTTTCTGTCTATATGAGGCAAAAAAGCATTTGTCTGTACTGTCTTTGCATTTTGGATGTTCCAGCTGcgtgtttggggaaaaaaaaaaaaaaaaaaaaaaaaaaaaagcgcactcAGACATCCTTGATTAGACTGAAAACCACCAGAGGAGTTTGTTCCAATGTGTTTCCATTTTTGACAAATTCTCTGCCCCTTTGTCATCGTTGACGGCTCCAAATACAGAAGCGAGGAGCGGTCGGAGGAGTCATTTCCGCAGGCCCGGACTCACACGAGACCTTtcttcaaagaaaaatgaatttgagttTGGAGGCCACACCTGCAACAGCTTCCTTCTGAGGTGTTGTCGGGATCAGTCGGTCAACGAGACTGGAAGATGTGCCCGGCCGGCTTGAGCTCAAaagctgccaaaaaaaaaaaaaaagaaagaaaaagaaaaatccggacGCGCTCAAGACCACGCCCCGGTGCCACTGGTTCATCGGAACCAGATTCTGTCCGGGCTTGAAAAACAacctcaatgttttttttttttaaatatatatatatatatatatatatatatatatatatattatatatatatatatatatatatatatatatatatatatatatatatatatataaatcatgGCATCAAGTTACaatcacaaagacacaaaccaGATAAATTTTTGTAAGCGGCCACGTGATAGTTCCAGTTTCATGACGAGAGGTCTACACAGCCTAATTCAAATGCCAAGTTTTGTTGGCCAATTCCTTTCAAACGTCTTCCACCATTAATGTTCTTTCGTGCCGTAGTTTCTGGCTTCGTTGTACGCAGGTTGCAATGATTTCACATATTCACATTGTTGGGAAATGTTTGCCATGTGTCGAACG comes from Syngnathoides biaculeatus isolate LvHL_M chromosome 21, ASM1980259v1, whole genome shotgun sequence and encodes:
- the tnfsf10l gene encoding TNF superfamily member 10, like, with the protein product MASPSEQQDYFRSVSNESATYMMVPAAAGGRRETPSKMWVALVVAVVVVLQVASTTGLFVYLNMSISQVRSQGVTEELKCLSLLNALDQDIPEQLAQLLGEPCIKLAEGIKAYISKVTENIISKQTFMVARTMPRSFNNSGSKFLSSVVQRPSAHLTLRDTASQGYPQLGLHQSCRHVVRSWANRSLGAHLHNMTLSNGRLRVPQDGRYYLYSQVYFRYPSPASGDTDQRSVSHQLVQCVYKKTSYPSPIQLLKGVGTKCWAPEAEYALHSVYQGGLFELRAGDELFVSVSSPTMLNADDSSSYFGAFRLDL